One Aphidius gifuensis isolate YNYX2018 linkage group LG5, ASM1490517v1, whole genome shotgun sequence genomic region harbors:
- the LOC122858243 gene encoding uncharacterized protein LOC122858243, translating to MHLFKRLSTDPSPQLVSATSISTDESSTNIKNNDQLLTTPKRDLDSEIMPAPVSTVSAKKSISTWGKKVGRTWDQLKRSESSELLSMSGRRRRWSPNRKNSSTAFADNDKTPRNLDKSKRISRVESLRNLFRTSSNSKDATKKTTTTIQEEEPTILNIYKIEKTLSDGALKSMTTQDKIDTKNISKKESLIIKKKDELNKLQDKKKVLDFIIENQEIIKTKEPTNIALDALDCTNNLEHNFHINKHDTNTVKRNIFQSKITNENERFEHRKSGSAIDDLLCSLRLGCDESGYDSDSTRAGADSPDSEDAVTAMSKPRSFSITSDDYPVNDLSKKSTSYDKNKNVTKKIDTTTNMIYDEDTDECDDEEMLDALKKDLYINDKNNNTNMKMEETIYSRNFATPLRHSTRQLFPKTPLGIKSKNAQNISILKLLDNAASPCQDSPPATKLPTITPATTTKNIKFNSKRCRSKMESSESQEDLLKNIVKRPPVYKTSDSTPRLLTRRELKTMKIQINKIGNLGISLERQAAVRPFYIISKMDPNGEAFKSNLLKIGDEIVRISGRRLRGMNLNEAKNAIRNCTGLVELQIAREPNFNIDGELGDTWGDKITRTHSDTDVWNMRDTSPERCNTISQNSDNNFDDIPFDNFISSQPTPIIQNEFNDSSFDHEFSSSQPVSSTQNNCQSIGTLRKDKKSFSTMTINNTNDDDDYQKNNDTNKITGMKKFQIIKKRNSNLMPLNRRGTSLSMDLITIDLEKGGSKKLGFSIVGGVDSKKGKMGIYVKDILPDGKAAEEGTLKTNDEILAINGHPMDGLTHAKALHLFKTAKPGKIILHIGRRDSMHKRLLLGR from the exons ATGCATTTGTTCAAGAGATTATCTACTGATCCAAGTCCTCAGCTAGTTTCAGCAACGTCAATTTCAACTGatgaatcatcaacaaatattaaaaataatgatcagCTATTGACAACACCAAAAAGAGATTTAGATTCAGAAATAATGCCAGCACCAGTGTCAACAGtttcagcaaaaaaaa gtATCTCAACTTGGGGAAAAAAAGTAGGACGTACATGGGATCAGTTAAAAAGATCTGAAAGTTCAGAATTACTTTCAATGTCAGGTAGACGAAGACGTTGGAGtccaaatagaaaaaattcatcaactgCATTTGCTGATAATGAtaag acTCCAAGAAATTTAGATAAATCTAAAAGAATATCAAGAGTTGAATCattgagaaatttatttagaacATCAAGTAACAGTAAagatgcaacaaaaaaaacaacaacaacaatacaagAAGAAGAaccaacaatattaaatatttataaaatcgaaaaaacatTGAGTGATGGTGCTCTTAAATCAATGACAACACAAGATAAAATTGATAccaaaaatatatctaaaaaagaatctttaattattaaaaagaaagatgaattaaataaacttcaagataaaaaaaaagtactagattttataatagaaaatcaagaaattataaaaacaaaagaacCAACAAATATTGCACTTGATGCACTTGATTgtacaaataatttagaacataattttcatattaataaacatgATACAAATACtgttaaaagaaatatatttcaatcgaaaataacaaatgaaaatgaaag ATTTGAGCACAGAAAATCTGGATCtgcaattgatgatttattgtGTAGTTTAAGACTTGGTTGTGATGAAAGTGGTTATGATTCAGACAGTACTCGAGCTGGTGCTGATTCACCTGATAGTGAGGATGCTGTAACAGCAATGTCAAAACCAAGAAGTTTTTCCATCACTTCTGATGATTATCCtgttaatgatttatcaaaaaaaagtactagttatgataaaaataaaaatgtaacaaaaaaaattgatacaacaacaaatatgATTTATGATGAAGATACTGACGAATGTGATGACGAAGAAATGCTAGATGCActtaaaaaagatttatatattaatgataaaaataataatactaatatgAAAATGGAAGAGACAATATATTCACGTAATTTTGCAACACCATTAAGACATTCAACAAGACAATTATTTCCAAAAACTCCATTGggaattaaaagtaaaaatgcacaaaatatttctattttaaaattattagataATGCTGCATCACCATGTCAAGATAGTCCACCAGCTACaaaattaccaacaataacaccagcaacaacaactaaaaatataaaatttaattcaaaaagatGTCGTTCAAAAATGGAATCATCAGAATCACAAgaagatttattaaaaaatattgttaaaagaCCACCAGTATATAAAACAAGTGATTCAACACCAAGATTATTAACAAGACGtgaattaaaaacaatgaaaatacaaattaataaaattggtaATTTAGGAATAAGTTTAGAAAGACAAGCAGCTGTTAGaccattttatattatatcaaaaatggATCCAAATGGTGAAgcatttaaatcaaatttgcTTAAAATTGGTGATGAAATTGTTCGTATTTCTGGTAGAAGATTACGTggtatgaatttaaatgaGGCAAAAAATGCAATACGTAATTGTACTGGTCTAGTTGAATTACAAATAGCAAGAGAaccaaattttaatattgacgGTGAATTAGGTGATACATGGGGTGATAAAATAACACGTACACATAGTGATACTGATGTATGGAATATGAGAGATACATCACCAGAACGTTGTAATACAATAAGTCAAAATAgtgacaataattttgatgatataccatttgataattttatatcaagtcAACCAACACcaataatacaaaatgaatttaatgattCATCATTTGATCATGAATTTTCATCAAGTCAACCAGTATCATCAACACAAAATAATTGCCAGTCAATTGGTACACTacgtaaagataaaaaaagtttttcaacaatgacaattaataatacaaatgatgatgatgattatcaaaaaaataatgatacaaataaaataactggaatgaaaaaatttcaaataattaaaaaacgtaattcaaatttaatgcCATTAAATCGTCGTGGTACTAGTTTATCAATggatttaataacaattgatttaGAAAAAGGTGGTTCTAAAAAATTGGGTTTTAGTATTGTTGGTGGTGTTGATagtaaaaaaggaaaaatggGTATTTATGTTAAAGACATATTGCCAGATGGTAAAGCTGCTGAAGAAGgaacattaaaaacaaatgatgaaattttagCAATTAATGGACATCCAATGGATGGACTAACACATGCTAAAgcattacatttatttaaaactgctaaacctggaaaaataatacttCATATTGGACGAAGAGATTCAATGCATAAACGGTTATTACTTGGACGTTAA